CGCCTTCCCCCATACCCCACATCAGATCTTGGCCGGAGGAAAAGGAGGTGCGTTTACTGGGCTTCGCGGGATACAAGGCTGGAATGACCCATGTTTTTTATATAGACGACAAGAAAACCAGCCCCACGGCGGGAAAGGAGATCTTTTCACCAGCCACCGTGATAGAGACCCCTCCCCTGAAGGTCTGTGGAGTGCGCCTGCTGGAAAAGACCGATCATGGCCTCCGAACCCTCACCGAAGTCTGGGCGGATGACCTGCCCAAGGAGCTGGGTAGGAGGATCAAACTCCCGAAGAAGGCCTGTCAGGAGGAGGGAATGAAGAAGGCTGAAGAGCTGCTGAAGGAGGGAAGGGTCGCGGAAGTGAGGGTGCTCGTTTGTACCCAGCCCTGGCTCTGCTCTGGACCCAAGAAAAAACCCGACCTCTTCGAGGTGGGAGTGGGTGGACCCGATGTTCTTTCCAAATGGGAATACTGCAAGGGCCTGCTCGGAAAGGAAGTGAGGGTTTCGGAAGTCTTCAAACCAGGCGAATACGTGGACGCCACCGCCATCACGAAGGGCAAAGGTTTCCAGGGACCGGTCAAAAGGTGGGGGGTGAAGATCCTTCCCAGAAAAACCGATGACGGAAGAAGACAGGTGGGTACCCTGGGTCCCTGGACCCCTGCGAGGGTAATGTGGACGGTTCCAGCCGCTGGACAGATGGGATACCACCAGAGGACGGAGTTGAACAAACGCATCCTCAAGATAGGGAAGGGAGAAGAAGTGACCCCGCCAGGGGGCTTCAAAAGGTGGGGAACCGTGAAAAGCGATTACGTACTGGTGGCCGGATCCCTGCCCGGACCCACGAAGAGACTCATCCATCTGAGACCAGCCGCGAGGATGAGGGAAAGCCCGGGAGTCCCCGTGGTGACCTACATAGCGAGTGCGGGTGGGAAGAAATGAAGGTCCCCGTTTTCTCCCTCGAAGGAAGCAGGATAGGGGAGGTGGAACTCCCCGAGGTCTTTCAGGAGGAATACAGACCGGACCTCATAAAGAGAGCCGTGATCTCCTCCCAGACCGCCCGTCTTCAACCAAAGGGGGTTGATCCCATGGCCGGCAAGCGCACGACGGCGGAGACGTGGGGGAAGGGTTATGGGGTGGCCAGGGTACGGAGGGTGAAGGGAAGGGGATCACCAGCCTCAGGCACGGGTGCCTTTTCCCCCCACACGGTGGGGGGGAGAAGAGCCCATCCTCCCCTTCCTTGGAAGATCCTGAAGGAGAGGATCAACAAAAAGGAAAAGAAGCTCGCCTTCCGCTCGGCGGTAGCAGCCACGGCAAGGGTTGAACTCGTGCGCTCGAGGGGCCATCTCGTGGAGAAAATACCTTCCCTCCCCCTGGTGGTGGAGGACAAACTCGAAGAACTCTCGGAGACGAAGAAGGTCAAGGAGGTCTTTCAAAAGCTTGGGCTCTGGGAGGAAGTGGAAAGGGTCTCCGAGAAGGAAAAGATAAGGGCTGGAAGGGGGAAGATGAGGGGAAGAAAATACAGGAGACCCGTTGGACCGCTGCTCGTCATCTCCGGGGACAAAGGGATAAAGAAGGGAGCAGGGAATCTTCCTGGGGTGGAGGTGGTGGAAGTGAGGAACCTGGGAGTGGAGGATCTGGCACCGGGGGGAATGCCGGCGAGACTCACGGTCTGGACCACCTCCGCCCTAGAAAGGCTGGAGGAGAGGGTATGAAGGATCCCCACAAGGTGATCCTCTATCCCCTTGCCACCGAAAAGGCCGTGAGGCTAATAGAGAAAGAAAACAAGCTAACCTTCGTGGTTTCAGAGGATGCCAACAAGATCGACGTGAAGAGGGCGGTGGAAGTGCTTTATGGGGTAGAGGTGGAAAGTGTGAGGATAGTGCGCGACCCGAAGGGCAGGAAAAAGGCTTACGTGAAACTCACCCCAAGATTTATTGCGGATGAGGTGGCATCCAAATTGGGGGTGATCTGATGGGAAAGATCATAAGGGCACAGCGAATAGGAAAGGGTTCCCCCACGTACAGGGCCAAGAGCTGGAGGAGGGTGGGGGAGGTGAAGCTTCCCCCGACGCGTGCCACCAAGGGGGTGGTGGTGGACATCGTACACGAACCGGGGAGAGGCTACCCCCTCATGCTGGTCAAGTTCAGGGAAGGCTTCAGGGTGGTCCTTCCCGCTCCCGAGGGGATAAAAGTGGGGGAGGAAATAGAATGTGGTCCCGGGGCGGGGGACAAGATAGGCAACATCAAAACTTTAGCGGAAATCCCGGAGGGAACCAAGATCTTCAACGTGGAAGCCCTTCCGGGGGATGGGGGGAAGTTCGCCAGAACTTCTGGCTCATATGCCGTTTTGGTGGCCAAGGAGGGGGGGAAGGCAATGGTGCAGCTGCCCTCGGGGGAAATAAGGGCCTTCGACCTGAGGTGCAGGGCCATCATAGGCACGGTCTCGGGAGGGGGCAGGATAGAAAAACCCTTCCTGAAGGCGGGGAAGAAACACCATGCCATGCTCGCGAAGGGGAAGCCCTATCCACGCGTGAAGGGTGTGGCCATGAACGTGGTGGACCATCCCTTCGGAGGCGGAAGGGGGAGGCACGCTGGCAGACCCAAGATAGTTTCCAGGAATGCCCCTCCGGGACAGAAGGTGGGTCTCATAGCCGCCAGGAGAGTTGGAAAGAGGTAGGGGAGGATGCCGAAGAAGTTCACCTACAGGGGATACACCCTGGAAGAACTGAAGAAAATGCCCTTGGAGGATTTTGCCAAGCTCCTTCCCTCTCGCCAGCGTAGGTCCCTCCTCAGACTCCTGAGGGGTCTCCATCCTGAGGGAAAGAAACTCCTGACCAAGGTCAGGAAAGTCCTGCAAAAGGGGAACGGGGATACCATCATCCGCACCCACCTGAGGGAAATGATCATCCTCCCGGAGATGGTGGGGCTGAAGTTCGGAGTGTACAACGGAAAGGAATTCGTGGTGGTGGAAATAAAGCCGGAGATGATAGGGCACAGGCTGGGTGAGTTCAGCCAGACGAGGAAAAGGGTGATCCATGGGGCTCCGGGCATAGGCGCCACGCGCAGCTCGATGTTCGTCCCGCTGAAGTGATGGGATGCCCAAGTTCGGTTATTCCTGCAAGGTGGAGGAACCCTGCGCCAAGGCCATGGGTAGGGAACTGAGGATTTCTCCCAAGGATGCCGTGGAAATCTGCAGGGAGATAAGGGGAATGAAGCTGCGCCAAGCCCAGGCTTACTTGGAAGAGGTGGTGAAAAAGAAAAGGGCCGTTCCCTTCAGGAGACATGCCAAAAAGGTGCCCCATCACAAGGGAACCAAGGGTGCCGGAGCCTATCCCGTCAAGGCGGCCAAGGCCATCCTGCAGGTCCTGAAGAACGCTGAGGCCAACGCCGTTTACAAGGGATTGAACGTGGAAAAGCTCAAGATCGTGCATGCGAGTGCCAGCAAGGGAATAACCCTTCCCGGCATTCTGCCTAGGGCCTTTGGCAGGGCCACACCCTATAACAAGCCCCTTACGAACGTACAGATCGTCCTCAAGGAGGCTTGACTTGAGGGTGGATAAACTCTTCGTGAAGAGGGCAATAGAGTTCGCGGAACTCAACGATTACTTGGAGAAGGAACTGGAGCATGCGGGCTATGGAGGGGTGAGTATAAGCAAGGTACCCATGGGTACTAGGATTACCCTTTACGTGGAGCGACCTGGGGCCGTGATAGGAAAAAAGGGAAAGAGCGTACAGGAGCTGACGGACGAGCTGGCCAAGAAGTTCAAGCTCGAGAATCCCCAGATAGAAGTGGTGGGAATAGAAAAGCCAGAATTGAGTGCCCCCATCATGGCAAAGAGGATCGCCTTCGCCCTCGAAAGGGGGGCGAACTTCAGGACCCTCGGATACACCTTCATGAACAGGATCATGGAAGCTGGGGCCAGGGGGGTGGAAATCGTGATCTCCGGTAAGCTTGGAGGGGAGAGGGCGAAGAAGGTGAGGTTTTACCAGGGATATTTGAGTAAGGCGGGGGATCCCGCCCACAAGCTGGTGAGCTACGGTTTCGCCTACGCCAAGCTAAAACCGGGTGTGGTGGGGGTGAAGGTGAGGATCATGCCTCCAGGTCCCATGCCGGATGAAATAAAGCTTAAATCCGAAACCCCACAAACTCAAGAGACTCCGGAGGGAGAAGATGGCGGTGCTGAGGGCGGATGAAATAAGGAGCATGAGCCTGGAGGAAATAAAGGCCAAGCTGAGGGAGCTCCGCGCCGAGCTGGCCAGGGAGAGGGCCATGAGGAAGGGGGGAGGACCCTCTGAAAATCCGATGAGGGCGAGGGAACTCAGACGTGCTATAGCAAGGATTTTAACGGTGGTAAGAGAAAAGGAAAAGGTGAAAACTCCATAATGCAGGGGATCTGTCCACGTTGCGGCCTTCCTGCTGAACTTTGCGTTTGCAAGGAGATCTCCAGGGAACAACAAAGGATAACCGTGTATTCCGAGAGCCGGAGGTTCGGGAAGGTGGTAACAGTGATCGAGGGACTGGACGACAAGAAAAGCAACCTGAAGGAATTGCTCAAGAAGCTGAAGAGCAGGATGGCATGTGGAGGTACGATGAGGGAAAACGCCATAGAACTGCAGGGAGATCATAAGAACAAGATAAAGGAAGTTCTGGTGGAGCTTGGGTTTTTACCCGAATCCATAGACATCATTGAGTGAGATGCCCCTGCGCCCTTCCAACCTAGTAAGGCACGAACTGATCGGGTTGGAAGTGGAAATCGTGGAGAGCAGGGACCCGGGCTTGAGGGGACTGAAGGGGAAGGTGGTGGATGAGACGAAGAACATGCTTAAAATAAGGGTAGGGGGAAAGGTAAAAAGCGTGCCCAAGTCTATAGTCTGTTTGAAGTTCATCCTGCCGGGGGGAGAAGAAGTGGAAGTGGAAGGAAGGAGGCTGGTGGCCAGGCCCGAGGAGAGGGTGAGGAAGGTATGAGGAGCGTCCTAGGCGTTAAGCCACCGGAGAAATCCTGTTCCGATCCGCGCTGCCCTTTCCACGGAAGTCTTTCGGTCAGGGGAAAGGTGCTGGAGGGAACAGTGGTGAGCGACAAGAGGGCAAAGACCGTGACGGTGGAAATCCCGAGGGTCCAAAAGGTGAGGAAGTACGAAAGGTTCGAAAAGAGGACCTCCAAAATCCATGCCCATAATCCCCCCTGCATCAACGCCAGGATGGGGGATAGGGTGAAGATAGCCGAATGCAGGAGGCTGAGCAAAACCAAGGCCTTCGTGGTGATAGAAAAAATGGAGGGTGGTTGAGATGGGGAAGAGGACAGGAGGCATCATGGCCACAGGCATGGTTTCGCCCGTGCGAGCCCTTCCCATAGGCGCCAGGCTGACCTGTGCAGATAACACGGGGGCCAAAGAGATCCAGATCATCTCGGTGGTGGGATTGAAAGGAACGAGGAGGAGGTTGGTCTCGGCCGGGGTGGGGGACCAAGTGGTGGCTTCCGTCAAGAAAGGAACTCCCGAACTCAGAAAGCAAATCGTGCGCGCCGTGGTGATAAGACAGAAGAAACCATACCTAAGGGCGGATGGGATCAGGATCAAGTTCGAGGATAACGCTGCCGCCATCATCACTCCAGACGGCTCACCGAAGGGCTCGGAGATCAGGGGGCCCATAGCCAAAGAAGCTGCCGAACGCTGGCCCAAACTGGCAGGAATAGCCACGATGGTGGTTTGAATGGTCAGCAAAAAACCAGGAAAGCAGAGGCTGAGGCTCTACACCCTTCCCCTCCACCGCAGACATGTCCTCCTCTCCGCCACCCTCAGCCCGGAACTGAGGAAGAAGTATGGCAGGAGATCCCTTCCCGTGAGGAAGGGGGATAGGGTGAGGATCATGAGGGGCGATTTCAAGAAGCTGGAAGGGGAGGTCTTGAAAGTGGATAGGAAGAAGGTAGCTGTGATAGTGGAAGGGGCTACCGTGAGGAAGGCGGATGGAACGGAAGTTCCAAGGAAGATCCATCCCTCCAACCTCATGATCGTGAAACTGGCTCAAGACAAGAAGAGGGAAAAAGCCCTCTCCAGGTCGGGATCTCAAAAAGCATCAACAA
The nucleotide sequence above comes from Candidatus Hadarchaeales archaeon. Encoded proteins:
- a CDS encoding 50S ribosomal protein L3 — encoded protein: MGRRAHRPRRGSLAFSPRVRAPSPIPHIRSWPEEKEVRLLGFAGYKAGMTHVFYIDDKKTSPTAGKEIFSPATVIETPPLKVCGVRLLEKTDHGLRTLTEVWADDLPKELGRRIKLPKKACQEEGMKKAEELLKEGRVAEVRVLVCTQPWLCSGPKKKPDLFEVGVGGPDVLSKWEYCKGLLGKEVRVSEVFKPGEYVDATAITKGKGFQGPVKRWGVKILPRKTDDGRRQVGTLGPWTPARVMWTVPAAGQMGYHQRTELNKRILKIGKGEEVTPPGGFKRWGTVKSDYVLVAGSLPGPTKRLIHLRPAARMRESPGVPVVTYIASAGGKK
- the rpl4p gene encoding 50S ribosomal protein L4, giving the protein MKVPVFSLEGSRIGEVELPEVFQEEYRPDLIKRAVISSQTARLQPKGVDPMAGKRTTAETWGKGYGVARVRRVKGRGSPASGTGAFSPHTVGGRRAHPPLPWKILKERINKKEKKLAFRSAVAATARVELVRSRGHLVEKIPSLPLVVEDKLEELSETKKVKEVFQKLGLWEEVERVSEKEKIRAGRGKMRGRKYRRPVGPLLVISGDKGIKKGAGNLPGVEVVEVRNLGVEDLAPGGMPARLTVWTTSALERLEERV
- a CDS encoding 50S ribosomal protein L23, yielding MKDPHKVILYPLATEKAVRLIEKENKLTFVVSEDANKIDVKRAVEVLYGVEVESVRIVRDPKGRKKAYVKLTPRFIADEVASKLGVI
- a CDS encoding 50S ribosomal protein L2, which encodes MGKIIRAQRIGKGSPTYRAKSWRRVGEVKLPPTRATKGVVVDIVHEPGRGYPLMLVKFREGFRVVLPAPEGIKVGEEIECGPGAGDKIGNIKTLAEIPEGTKIFNVEALPGDGGKFARTSGSYAVLVAKEGGKAMVQLPSGEIRAFDLRCRAIIGTVSGGGRIEKPFLKAGKKHHAMLAKGKPYPRVKGVAMNVVDHPFGGGRGRHAGRPKIVSRNAPPGQKVGLIAARRVGKR
- the rpsS gene encoding 30S ribosomal protein S19, whose product is MPKKFTYRGYTLEELKKMPLEDFAKLLPSRQRRSLLRLLRGLHPEGKKLLTKVRKVLQKGNGDTIIRTHLREMIILPEMVGLKFGVYNGKEFVVVEIKPEMIGHRLGEFSQTRKRVIHGAPGIGATRSSMFVPLK
- a CDS encoding 50S ribosomal protein L22 yields the protein MPKFGYSCKVEEPCAKAMGRELRISPKDAVEICREIRGMKLRQAQAYLEEVVKKKRAVPFRRHAKKVPHHKGTKGAGAYPVKAAKAILQVLKNAEANAVYKGLNVEKLKIVHASASKGITLPGILPRAFGRATPYNKPLTNVQIVLKEA
- a CDS encoding 30S ribosomal protein S3; this encodes MDKLFVKRAIEFAELNDYLEKELEHAGYGGVSISKVPMGTRITLYVERPGAVIGKKGKSVQELTDELAKKFKLENPQIEVVGIEKPELSAPIMAKRIAFALERGANFRTLGYTFMNRIMEAGARGVEIVISGKLGGERAKKVRFYQGYLSKAGDPAHKLVSYGFAYAKLKPGVVGVKVRIMPPGPMPDEIKLKSETPQTQETPEGEDGGAEGG
- the rpmC gene encoding 50S ribosomal protein L29 codes for the protein MAVLRADEIRSMSLEEIKAKLRELRAELARERAMRKGGGPSENPMRARELRRAIARILTVVREKEKVKTP
- the yciH gene encoding stress response translation initiation inhibitor YciH is translated as MQGICPRCGLPAELCVCKEISREQQRITVYSESRRFGKVVTVIEGLDDKKSNLKELLKKLKSRMACGGTMRENAIELQGDHKNKIKEVLVELGFLPESIDIIE
- a CDS encoding ribonuclease P protein component 1, which produces MPLRPSNLVRHELIGLEVEIVESRDPGLRGLKGKVVDETKNMLKIRVGGKVKSVPKSIVCLKFILPGGEEVEVEGRRLVARPEERVRKV
- a CDS encoding 30S ribosomal protein S17, which translates into the protein MRSVLGVKPPEKSCSDPRCPFHGSLSVRGKVLEGTVVSDKRAKTVTVEIPRVQKVRKYERFEKRTSKIHAHNPPCINARMGDRVKIAECRRLSKTKAFVVIEKMEGG
- a CDS encoding 50S ribosomal protein L14; this translates as MGKRTGGIMATGMVSPVRALPIGARLTCADNTGAKEIQIISVVGLKGTRRRLVSAGVGDQVVASVKKGTPELRKQIVRAVVIRQKKPYLRADGIRIKFEDNAAAIITPDGSPKGSEIRGPIAKEAAERWPKLAGIATMVV
- the rplX gene encoding 50S ribosomal protein L24, with amino-acid sequence MVSKKPGKQRLRLYTLPLHRRHVLLSATLSPELRKKYGRRSLPVRKGDRVRIMRGDFKKLEGEVLKVDRKKVAVIVEGATVRKADGTEVPRKIHPSNLMIVKLAQDKKREKALSRSGSQKASTKR